In one window of Thermus aquaticus DNA:
- a CDS encoding lysophospholipid acyltransferase family protein, with product MEALQERPLGKLLSAIVGGFLLLSLKGSLRGVYLKGEVPKGPLVLAMNHHSFFDGHLVWFLSRRERRSASLLVAEENLKAFPVLRLLGALEARRVREALRRLKEGAWVALFPEGEMRYPGPLGPLKPGAAWLARRAGVPLLPVACRVVLRGFEHPEAFLLVAPPLSPDVDLEGALRGLLQELDETLRRTHPRKTPEGFREVLKGRRSLEERLSPLVRLFR from the coding sequence ATGGAGGCCCTTCAGGAAAGGCCTTTGGGGAAGCTCCTCTCCGCCATCGTGGGGGGATTTCTGCTCCTAAGCCTCAAGGGAAGCCTCCGGGGCGTGTACCTGAAGGGGGAGGTGCCCAAGGGGCCTCTGGTGCTGGCCATGAACCACCACAGCTTCTTTGACGGCCACCTGGTCTGGTTTCTTTCCAGGCGAGAGAGGCGGTCGGCCAGCCTCCTGGTGGCCGAGGAGAACCTGAAGGCCTTCCCGGTGCTTAGGCTCCTTGGGGCCCTCGAGGCCAGGCGGGTCCGGGAGGCCCTGAGGCGCCTTAAGGAGGGGGCCTGGGTGGCCCTTTTTCCCGAAGGGGAGATGCGCTACCCCGGGCCCCTGGGCCCCTTGAAGCCTGGTGCGGCCTGGCTGGCGAGGCGGGCTGGGGTTCCCCTCCTCCCCGTGGCCTGCCGGGTAGTCCTCAGGGGGTTTGAGCACCCCGAGGCCTTTCTCCTGGTGGCCCCGCCCCTTTCCCCGGACGTGGACCTGGAAGGGGCGCTAAGGGGGCTTCTTCAGGAGCTGGACGAGACCTTAAGGCGCACCCACCCCAGAAAGACCCCGGAGGGCTTCCGGGAGGTCCTAAAGGGAAGGCGGAGCCTGGAGGAAAGGCTAAGCCCCCTGGTGAGGCTTTTTCGCTGA
- a CDS encoding lycopene cyclase domain-containing protein, translated as MTYLEFHLVFILPPLLLLLLWTRPRPPRLWAYLLMPLIALLYTTPWDNFLVYRGVWGYPEGRVLLRIGYVPLEEYLFFVLQPLLTGALLLRLAGAPPPGGPGLFRVVGGGFWLLVAALGVMLLALGGEYLYLGLILAYFAPVFVLQWAFGGDLLVAWRKPLLLGTALPTLYLWFADFYAITREGIWWISKEYTLGLGLAGLPLEEMLFFLFTNLAVVQGLLLAWHPEALRRLK; from the coding sequence ATGACCTACCTGGAGTTCCACCTGGTCTTTATCCTTCCCCCACTCCTTCTCCTCCTCCTCTGGACCAGGCCCAGGCCCCCTAGGCTTTGGGCCTACCTCCTCATGCCCCTCATCGCCCTCCTCTACACCACCCCCTGGGACAACTTCCTGGTCTACCGGGGGGTCTGGGGCTACCCCGAGGGCCGGGTCCTCCTCCGCATCGGCTACGTGCCCCTGGAGGAGTACCTTTTTTTCGTCCTCCAGCCTCTCCTCACCGGGGCCCTCCTCTTGCGGCTGGCGGGGGCTCCGCCCCCGGGGGGGCCGGGCCTCTTCCGGGTGGTGGGGGGAGGGTTCTGGCTCCTCGTCGCCGCCTTGGGGGTGATGCTCCTGGCCCTTGGGGGCGAGTACCTCTACCTGGGCCTGATCCTGGCCTACTTCGCCCCCGTCTTCGTCCTGCAGTGGGCCTTTGGGGGGGACCTCCTTGTGGCCTGGCGGAAACCCCTCCTCCTGGGGACGGCCCTCCCCACCCTCTACCTCTGGTTCGCCGACTTTTACGCCATTACCCGGGAAGGGATCTGGTGGATTTCCAAGGAATATACCCTGGGCCTGGGCCTGGCGGGGCTTCCTCTAGAGGAGATGCTCTTTTTCCTCTTCACCAACCTGGCCGTGGTCCAGGGCCTCCTTCTGGCCTGGCACCCCGAGGCCCTGAGGCGCCTAAAATAG
- a CDS encoding cytochrome P450 codes for MERLDLKEALPHLKRLQQDPLAVLLEWGRAHPRLFLPLPGLPLALVFDPEGVERVLLAEGLTKATFQYRALARLTGRGLLTDWGKGWKEARKALKDPFLPKAVREYRPAMEAEAEAFFAPWREEVRDLDHEMLALSLRLLGVALFGRPLSPRLAELSLEALDRVMAQTRSPLALLNPFQEARFQRAKAALYREAEALIGHPPLSHLPRERALAEAVTLLVAGHETVASALTWSLYLLSHHPEWQSRVAKSEEAALAAFQEALRLFPPAWILTRKAEGPFALDGTTLPPGTTLVLSPYVTQRLYFPDGESFRPERFLEEKGTPSGRYFPFGLGQRLCLGRDFALLEGPVVLGAFFRRFRLDPLPTPRVLAQVTLRPEGGLWATPKPLEVRA; via the coding sequence ATGGAGCGCTTAGACCTCAAGGAGGCCCTGCCCCACCTGAAGCGTCTCCAGCAGGACCCCCTCGCCGTCCTCCTGGAGTGGGGTCGGGCCCACCCCCGCCTCTTCCTGCCCCTGCCGGGCCTCCCTCTGGCCCTGGTCTTTGACCCCGAAGGCGTGGAGAGGGTCCTTCTGGCAGAAGGGCTCACCAAGGCCACCTTCCAGTACCGGGCCCTCGCCCGCCTCACCGGCAGGGGCCTCCTCACCGACTGGGGCAAGGGCTGGAAGGAGGCCCGCAAGGCCCTCAAAGACCCCTTCCTTCCCAAGGCGGTGCGGGAGTACCGCCCGGCCATGGAGGCCGAGGCCGAGGCCTTCTTCGCCCCCTGGCGGGAAGAGGTGCGGGACCTGGACCACGAGATGCTGGCCCTCTCCCTGAGGCTTCTCGGGGTAGCCCTTTTCGGCAGGCCCCTTTCCCCAAGGCTGGCGGAGCTTTCCCTGGAAGCCCTGGACCGCGTCATGGCCCAAACCCGCTCCCCCCTTGCCCTCCTCAACCCCTTCCAAGAGGCCCGCTTTCAAAGAGCCAAGGCCGCCCTTTACCGGGAGGCCGAGGCCCTAATAGGCCACCCACCCCTCTCCCACCTCCCCCGGGAAAGGGCCCTCGCCGAAGCCGTGACCCTCCTGGTGGCCGGGCACGAGACCGTGGCCAGCGCCCTCACCTGGTCCCTTTACCTCCTCTCCCACCACCCCGAGTGGCAAAGCCGGGTGGCCAAGAGCGAGGAAGCCGCCCTGGCCGCCTTCCAGGAGGCTCTGCGCCTCTTCCCGCCGGCCTGGATCCTGACCCGCAAGGCGGAAGGCCCCTTCGCCCTGGACGGAACGACCCTTCCCCCAGGCACCACCCTGGTCCTCTCCCCCTACGTGACCCAGAGGCTTTACTTCCCCGACGGCGAGAGTTTCCGGCCGGAGCGCTTCCTGGAGGAGAAGGGCACGCCCTCGGGGCGGTACTTCCCCTTCGGCCTAGGGCAGAGGCTCTGCCTGGGCCGGGACTTCGCCCTCCTGGAAGGCCCCGTCGTCCTAGGGGCCTTCTTCCGCCGCTTCCGCCTGGACCCCCTCCCCACCCCCCGGGTCCTGGCCCAGGTGACCCTGAGGCCGGAAGGGGGGCTCTGGGCAACCCCCAAGCCCCTGGAGGTGCGGGCATGA
- the phr gene encoding deoxyribodipyrimidine photo-lyase, giving the protein MNLVWHRGDLRLKDHPALLQALSQGPLVGLVVLDPNNLRTSPRRRAWFLENVRALRAAYRERGGALWVVEGLPWERVPEVARRLKAKAVYALKSYTPYGRYRDARTEAALGVPLHLLPAPHLIPPDLPRAHRVYTPFSRNFQGLDPPLPAPEALPQAPEEGEIPQEDPGLPLPQPGEEAAWARLQAFLDTRLPRYPLERNRLDGEGGSRLSPYFAPGVLSPREAAWEALRRGGEGARKWVAELLWRDFSYHLLYHFPEMAQRALDARFEALPWTEDEELFQAWYLGKTGVPLVDAAMRELQATGSLSNRARMAVAQFAVKYLLLPWQKAEEAFRHLLLDGDRAVNLQGWQWAGGLGVDAAPYFRVFNLVEQGRRHDPDGAWLRRFAPEYPSYEPKDPVVDLAEARRRYLALAKGLIT; this is encoded by the coding sequence ATGAACCTGGTCTGGCACCGGGGCGACCTGCGCCTCAAGGACCACCCCGCCCTCCTTCAGGCCCTATCCCAGGGGCCCCTGGTGGGCCTGGTGGTCCTGGACCCCAACAACCTGAGGACCTCCCCCAGGCGGCGGGCCTGGTTTTTGGAGAACGTCCGCGCCCTCAGGGCCGCCTACCGGGAGCGGGGCGGGGCGCTGTGGGTGGTGGAGGGCCTCCCCTGGGAGCGGGTGCCGGAGGTGGCCCGAAGGCTGAAGGCCAAGGCGGTCTACGCCCTCAAAAGCTACACCCCCTACGGCCGCTACCGGGATGCGAGGACGGAGGCGGCCTTGGGCGTCCCCCTCCACCTCCTCCCCGCCCCCCACCTCATCCCCCCGGACCTCCCCCGGGCCCACCGGGTCTACACCCCCTTCAGCCGGAACTTCCAGGGCCTGGACCCGCCCCTCCCCGCCCCCGAGGCCCTGCCCCAGGCCCCGGAGGAAGGAGAGATTCCCCAGGAGGACCCCGGCCTCCCCCTGCCCCAGCCCGGGGAAGAAGCCGCCTGGGCTAGGCTCCAGGCCTTCTTGGACACCCGGCTCCCCCGCTATCCCCTGGAGCGGAACCGCCTGGACGGGGAGGGGGGCTCGAGGCTCTCCCCCTACTTCGCCCCGGGGGTCCTCAGCCCCCGAGAGGCGGCCTGGGAGGCCCTGAGGCGGGGAGGCGAGGGGGCCAGGAAGTGGGTGGCGGAGCTCCTCTGGCGGGACTTCTCCTACCACCTCCTCTACCACTTCCCCGAGATGGCCCAAAGGGCCCTGGACGCCCGCTTTGAGGCCCTGCCCTGGACGGAGGACGAGGAGCTCTTTCAGGCCTGGTACCTGGGGAAGACCGGGGTGCCCCTGGTGGACGCCGCCATGCGGGAGCTCCAGGCCACCGGCTCCCTCTCCAACCGGGCCCGGATGGCCGTGGCCCAGTTCGCCGTCAAGTACCTCCTCCTCCCCTGGCAGAAGGCAGAGGAGGCCTTCCGCCACCTCCTCCTGGACGGGGACCGGGCGGTGAACCTCCAGGGCTGGCAGTGGGCGGGGGGCCTGGGGGTGGACGCCGCCCCCTACTTCCGCGTCTTCAACCTGGTGGAGCAGGGCCGGCGCCACGACCCGGACGGGGCCTGGCTCCGGCGCTTCGCCCCGGAATATCCCTCCTACGAGCCCAAGGACCCCGTGGTGGACCTGGCGGAGGCCCGAAGGCGCTACCTGGCCCTGGCCAAAGGCCTAATAACGTAG
- a CDS encoding phytoene/squalene synthase family protein, translating into MEPDWNALSRVIRAHSATFYLGSRLFPPEARKGAWAVYAACRLGDEAVDGEGGGEEALEAWWEGVERAYAGRPRENWERGLTWALERWPIPFEAFAHMKEGFLTDLGPVRLKTEEELFTYCYRVAGTVGRMMAPIAGGTLEAEAKAIRLGQAMQLTNILRDVGEDLARDRLYLPLDLLEAYGVKLEDLREGHITPGYRALMAHLEAKARALYREGLEGLRHLQVGRAAIALAALQYQGILDKLRLQGYDNLRRRAHLKPWERLLLLPKALLAARP; encoded by the coding sequence ATGGAGCCCGACTGGAACGCCCTCTCCCGGGTGATCCGGGCCCACTCCGCCACCTTTTACTTGGGAAGCCGCCTCTTTCCCCCGGAGGCCAGGAAGGGGGCTTGGGCGGTCTACGCCGCCTGCCGCCTGGGGGACGAGGCCGTGGACGGGGAAGGCGGGGGCGAGGAGGCCCTTGAGGCCTGGTGGGAAGGGGTGGAGCGGGCCTACGCCGGAAGGCCCCGGGAGAACTGGGAGCGGGGCCTCACCTGGGCCCTGGAGCGCTGGCCCATCCCCTTTGAGGCCTTCGCCCACATGAAGGAGGGCTTCCTCACCGACCTGGGCCCCGTGCGCCTGAAGACCGAGGAAGAGCTATTCACCTACTGCTACCGGGTGGCGGGCACCGTGGGCCGGATGATGGCCCCCATCGCCGGGGGGACCCTCGAGGCCGAGGCCAAGGCCATCCGCCTGGGCCAGGCCATGCAGCTCACCAACATCCTGCGGGACGTGGGGGAGGACCTGGCCCGGGACCGGCTCTACCTGCCCCTGGACCTGTTGGAGGCCTATGGGGTGAAGCTGGAAGACCTTCGGGAAGGCCACATCACCCCCGGCTACCGGGCCCTCATGGCCCACCTGGAGGCCAAGGCCCGGGCCCTTTACCGGGAGGGCCTGGAGGGGCTCCGCCACCTCCAGGTGGGGCGGGCCGCCATCGCCCTGGCCGCCTTGCAGTACCAGGGCATCCTGGACAAGCTCCGCCTCCAGGGGTACGACAACCTGAGGCGCCGGGCCCACCTCAAGCCCTGGGAGAGGCTTTTGCTCCTCCCCAAGGCCCTACTGGCGGCGCGGCCATGA